One region of Mycolicibacterium rhodesiae NBB3 genomic DNA includes:
- a CDS encoding lysophospholipid acyltransferase family protein encodes MWYWLFKYIFMGPLLTLLGRPKVEGLEYIPRSGPMILASNHLAVADSFYKPLVVSRRITFLAKSEYFTGTGIKGWFQRWFYTAAGQVPIDRSDADSAQAALTTAARVLGEGKLLGMYPEGTRSPDGRLYKGKTGLARLALETGVPVIPVAMIGTDSVNPPGSKMWRFGRVTVKFGKPMDFSRFEGLAGNRFIERAVIDEVMYELMRLSGQEYVDLYAADVKDGNAELAAKPSARMPEVAAG; translated from the coding sequence ATGTGGTATTGGCTGTTCAAGTACATCTTCATGGGTCCCTTGCTGACGCTGCTCGGTCGGCCGAAAGTTGAAGGGCTGGAATACATTCCGCGCTCGGGCCCGATGATCTTGGCTAGCAATCACCTCGCGGTCGCGGACAGCTTTTACAAGCCCCTGGTGGTGAGCCGACGGATCACCTTCCTCGCCAAGTCCGAGTACTTCACCGGAACGGGCATCAAGGGCTGGTTCCAGCGGTGGTTCTACACCGCCGCGGGTCAGGTTCCGATCGACCGCTCCGATGCCGACAGCGCCCAGGCCGCGTTGACCACCGCGGCGCGCGTACTCGGCGAGGGCAAGCTGCTCGGCATGTATCCCGAGGGCACCCGTTCGCCGGACGGACGCCTCTACAAGGGCAAGACAGGCCTGGCACGACTGGCACTGGAAACCGGCGTTCCGGTGATTCCGGTCGCGATGATCGGAACCGACTCCGTCAACCCGCCCGGCAGCAAGATGTGGCGCTTTGGCCGGGTCACGGTCAAGTTCGGCAAGCCGATGGATTTCAGCCGGTTCGAGGGTCTGGCCGGTAACCGCTTCATCGAACGCGCGGTGATCGACGAGGTGATGTACGAGCTGATGCGGCTGTCCGGTCAGGAGTACGTCGACCTCTACGCCGCCGATGTGAAGGACGGCAATGCAGAGCTCGCGGCGAAGCCGTCGGCCCGGATGCCTGAAGTGGCCGCCGGCTGA
- a CDS encoding glycosyltransferase family 4 protein — protein sequence MSRVLLVSNDFPPRRGGIQSYLQELVNHLVDGGGHTLTVYAPKWKGSDEFDHAASYEVVRHPTTLMLPEPSVAGRMRRLVEHHNAETVWFGAAAPLALMAPLARDAGADRVIASTHGHEVGWSMLPVARTALRRIGSSTDAVTYISRYTRRRFASAFGPHAALEHLPAGVDTERFAPDEVARAELRARYRLGDRPVVACVSRLVPRKGQDMLIRALPAIRQRVPDAALVIVGGGPYRTSLHKLAHSFGVSEDVVFTDGVPGDELPAHHAMADVFAMPCRTRGAGLDVEGLGIVYLEASASGVPVVAGRSGGAPETVLDDETGVVVDGWDVGAIAATVADLLADPDRAARMGAAGRRWVVDNWQWKTQAARLAGLL from the coding sequence ATGAGTCGGGTCCTGCTGGTTAGCAACGATTTTCCGCCCCGGCGCGGCGGTATCCAGTCATACCTGCAGGAACTCGTGAACCACCTCGTCGACGGGGGTGGGCACACGCTGACGGTGTACGCCCCCAAGTGGAAGGGGTCCGACGAGTTCGATCATGCCGCGTCCTATGAGGTGGTGCGCCATCCGACCACGCTGATGCTTCCCGAACCGTCGGTCGCCGGACGGATGCGGCGCCTCGTCGAGCATCACAACGCCGAGACAGTATGGTTCGGGGCCGCCGCGCCGCTGGCCCTGATGGCGCCACTCGCCCGTGACGCAGGCGCGGACCGGGTGATTGCCAGCACGCACGGCCACGAGGTCGGCTGGTCGATGCTGCCGGTGGCCCGAACGGCGTTGCGCCGCATCGGATCCAGCACCGACGCGGTGACATATATCAGCCGCTACACCAGGCGGCGGTTCGCCTCGGCTTTCGGTCCGCACGCCGCGCTAGAGCACCTGCCTGCCGGCGTGGACACCGAACGGTTCGCCCCGGACGAGGTGGCGCGAGCGGAGTTGCGTGCCCGCTACCGGCTCGGTGATCGGCCCGTCGTGGCCTGCGTGTCACGCCTTGTGCCACGAAAGGGTCAGGACATGTTGATCCGGGCATTGCCCGCGATCCGGCAGCGCGTGCCCGATGCAGCCCTGGTGATCGTCGGCGGGGGCCCGTACCGGACATCGCTGCACAAGCTGGCGCACAGCTTCGGGGTCTCGGAAGACGTGGTGTTCACCGACGGCGTGCCGGGCGACGAACTGCCCGCCCATCACGCGATGGCCGACGTCTTCGCGATGCCGTGCCGTACCCGAGGCGCCGGCCTGGACGTCGAAGGGCTGGGCATCGTCTATCTGGAGGCATCGGCGTCGGGAGTGCCGGTGGTGGCGGGGCGCTCGGGTGGGGCACCCGAAACCGTTCTCGACGACGAGACCGGAGTGGTGGTTGACGGCTGGGACGTCGGTGCCATCGCGGCAACGGTGGCTGACCTGCTGGCCGATCCGGACCGGGCGGCTCGGATGGGCGCGGCCGGCCGACGCTGGGTGGTCGACAACTGGCAATGGAAGACGCAGGCCGCCCGATTGGCCGGCCTGCTCTAG
- a CDS encoding SRPBCC family protein encodes MADKTAQTIHIEADPSTVMGVIADIASYPEWVNEYQDCEVLEADPEGYPKTARLVLDAAVLKDTMVLAYDWREVDRGSVEWTLVSSSLLKSLNGAYRLSPKGSGTDVTYELSVDLIIPMIGLLKRKAERRLTDTALKDLKKRAEAE; translated from the coding sequence GTGGCGGACAAGACGGCGCAGACCATCCATATCGAAGCCGACCCTTCGACGGTGATGGGTGTCATCGCCGATATCGCGTCGTATCCGGAATGGGTGAACGAGTATCAGGACTGCGAGGTCCTCGAGGCGGACCCGGAGGGCTATCCCAAGACCGCACGCCTGGTGCTGGACGCCGCCGTGCTCAAGGACACGATGGTCCTTGCCTATGACTGGCGCGAGGTCGATCGAGGATCGGTGGAGTGGACGTTGGTGTCCAGTTCGCTGCTGAAGTCACTCAATGGTGCATATCGGTTGTCGCCCAAAGGGTCCGGAACCGACGTCACCTACGAACTCTCGGTCGACCTGATCATCCCCATGATCGGACTGCTCAAACGCAAGGCCGAACGCCGTCTCACGGATACGGCGCTGAAGGACCTCAAGAAACGAGCCGAGGCTGAGTGA
- a CDS encoding peptidase — protein sequence MTIEGPRSRAKSRTTLAALLIAELVCALLFVGRAGPAPAGPQIAAPASLTTPTSRSTTQTLRDGRTVRLIGLGDRTAPLLRRISAQLDDAADAVTAFWGPNWPRAIAVVAAGTDAQFAAVGGGDTHTAATATGERIMFAPGAAEMDDPSLRIVLRHELFHYAARAATAVDAPRWLTEGVADFVARPPIPLSANADATIARGLPTDAELDGPQRSSAYDRAWWFTRFVADTYGIAALRDLYIRACGHGHPDLAFAMQQSLGGDPAEVLAAWRRWAKG from the coding sequence CTGACCATCGAAGGCCCGCGCTCGCGCGCGAAGAGCAGGACAACTCTTGCCGCGCTCCTGATCGCTGAACTGGTCTGTGCGCTGCTGTTCGTCGGCAGAGCCGGACCCGCTCCCGCCGGTCCGCAGATCGCCGCGCCGGCATCACTGACCACGCCCACGTCGCGGTCGACCACTCAGACGCTCAGGGATGGGCGCACCGTTCGCCTGATCGGACTCGGCGACCGCACGGCACCGCTGCTGCGCCGGATCTCCGCACAGCTCGACGACGCGGCGGACGCGGTCACCGCGTTCTGGGGCCCGAACTGGCCGCGCGCGATCGCCGTGGTGGCCGCAGGCACCGATGCGCAGTTCGCGGCGGTCGGTGGCGGCGACACCCACACCGCGGCAACCGCCACCGGTGAGCGCATCATGTTCGCCCCCGGTGCCGCTGAGATGGATGACCCTTCGTTACGAATCGTGTTGCGCCACGAGCTTTTCCACTACGCAGCGCGTGCCGCGACCGCCGTCGATGCGCCGCGGTGGCTCACGGAGGGCGTGGCGGACTTCGTCGCACGCCCGCCGATACCACTGTCGGCGAACGCGGACGCGACCATAGCCCGCGGACTTCCGACCGACGCCGAATTGGACGGGCCGCAGCGTTCTTCGGCCTACGACCGCGCCTGGTGGTTCACCCGGTTCGTCGCCGATACGTACGGCATCGCGGCGCTGCGGGACCTGTACATCCGGGCCTGCGGCCACGGCCACCCCGACCTGGCGTTCGCGATGCAGCAGTCCCTGGGCGGTGACCCCGCCGAGGTGCTGGCCGCATGGCGGCGGTGGGCCAAGGGATAG
- a CDS encoding ArsA family ATPase produces the protein MNPSPPAARISLFVGKGGVGKSTLATANAVRDARAGMRVLIVSTDQAHSIGDVLGTSITPTGRREPTRVFAELESGRDAEGGFLDALAIDTLALLEARWRDIVGLLAGKFPESDVGTIAPEELSALPGIQEVLGLHEVGELAASGEWDHVVVDCASTADALRMLTLPATFALYLERAWPRHRRLSSVDDARSAAVVGLLERIGAGTGRLSELLTDGSVLSAHLVMTAERVVAAEAARTLGSLALMGVRVEELIVNQILVQDDSFEYRNLPEHPAFDWYSERICEQRAVLDDLDSLIGDVQLVLVPHLAGEPIGVKALGELLDAARRRDGSPPPGPLKPIVDRESGSGLEAVYRMRLELPQVDSSALSLGRVDDDLIIGAGGMRRRVRLASVLRRCIVMDAQLRGTELTVRFRPNPEVWPK, from the coding sequence GTGAATCCGAGTCCGCCTGCGGCCCGGATCAGCCTCTTCGTCGGTAAGGGCGGCGTCGGCAAGTCGACGTTGGCGACGGCCAACGCCGTACGCGACGCGCGCGCGGGCATGCGGGTGCTGATCGTGTCGACGGATCAGGCGCATTCGATCGGCGACGTGCTCGGCACGTCGATCACTCCCACCGGGCGACGTGAACCCACTCGGGTCTTCGCCGAACTCGAGAGCGGACGCGACGCCGAGGGTGGATTCCTCGATGCGCTGGCGATCGACACACTGGCACTGCTCGAGGCCCGTTGGCGCGACATCGTCGGCCTTCTCGCGGGCAAGTTCCCCGAGTCTGATGTGGGAACCATTGCGCCGGAAGAGCTTTCGGCTCTGCCAGGCATACAGGAAGTGCTCGGGCTGCACGAAGTCGGTGAGTTGGCGGCCTCGGGCGAGTGGGACCACGTCGTGGTTGACTGCGCGTCGACTGCCGATGCGTTGCGCATGCTGACGCTGCCGGCGACATTCGCGCTGTATCTGGAGCGGGCTTGGCCGCGCCATCGCAGGCTTTCCAGCGTGGACGATGCGCGCTCGGCGGCGGTGGTCGGGCTGCTCGAGCGCATCGGCGCGGGGACCGGACGATTGAGCGAGCTGCTCACCGACGGGTCGGTGTTGAGCGCGCATCTGGTGATGACGGCCGAGCGTGTCGTCGCCGCAGAGGCGGCGCGCACACTGGGCTCGCTTGCGCTGATGGGGGTCCGGGTCGAAGAGTTGATCGTCAACCAGATTCTGGTGCAGGACGATTCGTTCGAGTATCGCAACCTCCCGGAACATCCGGCGTTCGACTGGTATTCAGAGCGGATCTGTGAGCAGCGTGCCGTTCTCGATGACCTGGACTCCCTGATCGGCGACGTGCAACTCGTGCTGGTACCTCACCTCGCCGGTGAGCCGATCGGTGTCAAAGCCCTCGGTGAGCTGCTCGACGCGGCGCGCAGGCGAGACGGGTCCCCGCCGCCGGGACCGTTGAAGCCGATCGTCGACAGGGAGTCCGGATCCGGTCTCGAAGCCGTGTATCGGATGCGGCTAGAGTTGCCCCAGGTCGACTCCTCCGCCCTGTCGCTGGGGCGGGTCGACGATGACTTGATCATCGGTGCCGGCGGAATGCGGCGCCGGGTTCGGCTAGCTTCGGTACTGCGTCGCTGCATCGTGATGGACGCGCAGTTGAGGGGCACCGAGCTGACAGTGAGATTCCGACCGAATCCGGAGGTGTGGCCTAAGTGA
- a CDS encoding glycosyltransferase family 87 protein, giving the protein MSNSRSSGDWGPMLAWRLFQLLTVAALVWAGWRLLGHTPYRIDIDVYRMGGQAWLDGRPLYADGVMFRTRGGLDLPFTYPPLAAVAFAPFALLSLDVASIAITLTTLILLIVATTILLTRLDVWPDPAAGRSLATAEPAWLRRTWLAAAIVAPAVIFFEPVRSNFDFGQINVVLMTLVIADCVPRKTPWPRGMLVGLAIALKLTPAVFLLYFLLRRDTRALIVAAASTAIATLAGFAFAWRDSLEYWTETVRNTDRIGTATLNTNQNIAGALARLGLGEEVRFVLWTVACFGVLGLTVWAARRALKAQQPVLALICVAMFGLVVSPVSWSHHWVWVVPTVVVTSIVAYRQRHAALGVVSAAGIALMIWTPIPLMPEHQETSASLWRQLAGGSYVWWAMVVIVVAGTVTLRPATRSAAAIDEARVPAVN; this is encoded by the coding sequence ATGAGTAATTCGCGGTCGTCGGGCGATTGGGGACCAATGCTCGCCTGGCGGCTGTTTCAACTGCTCACCGTGGCGGCACTGGTCTGGGCGGGCTGGCGGCTGCTCGGCCACACGCCGTACCGCATCGACATCGACGTCTACCGGATGGGCGGTCAGGCCTGGCTGGACGGCCGGCCGCTGTACGCCGACGGCGTCATGTTCCGCACACGAGGCGGGCTCGACCTGCCTTTCACCTACCCGCCGCTGGCCGCTGTCGCGTTCGCACCGTTCGCGCTGTTGTCGCTGGACGTCGCCAGCATCGCCATCACGCTGACCACGTTGATCCTGCTGATCGTGGCGACGACCATCCTCCTGACCCGCCTGGATGTGTGGCCCGACCCTGCGGCCGGCCGGAGCCTGGCGACCGCCGAACCGGCATGGCTGCGCCGGACCTGGCTGGCCGCGGCGATCGTGGCGCCCGCGGTGATCTTCTTCGAGCCGGTGCGGTCGAATTTCGACTTCGGCCAGATCAACGTGGTGCTGATGACGCTCGTCATCGCCGACTGCGTGCCGCGCAAGACGCCGTGGCCACGGGGCATGCTGGTCGGCCTGGCCATCGCGCTGAAGCTCACCCCCGCCGTGTTCCTGCTCTACTTCCTGCTTCGCAGGGACACCCGCGCGCTGATCGTCGCCGCGGCGTCGACGGCCATCGCGACGTTGGCAGGGTTCGCGTTCGCCTGGCGCGACTCGCTCGAATACTGGACCGAGACGGTCCGCAACACCGATCGCATCGGCACCGCGACGCTGAACACCAACCAGAACATCGCGGGCGCCCTTGCCCGACTCGGCCTCGGCGAGGAGGTGCGGTTTGTGCTGTGGACCGTCGCCTGCTTCGGCGTGCTGGGCTTGACGGTCTGGGCCGCGCGACGCGCCCTCAAGGCACAGCAGCCGGTCCTCGCGCTGATCTGCGTGGCGATGTTCGGGCTGGTGGTATCGCCGGTGTCCTGGTCACACCACTGGGTATGGGTCGTACCGACGGTCGTGGTCACCAGCATCGTGGCTTACCGGCAGCGGCATGCGGCGCTGGGCGTGGTCTCCGCGGCGGGCATCGCACTGATGATCTGGACGCCGATCCCGCTGATGCCCGAACACCAGGAGACCTCGGCGTCGCTGTGGCGACAGCTGGCCGGTGGATCTTACGTGTGGTGGGCGATGGTGGTGATCGTCGTCGCGGGCACTGTGACTCTGCGACCCGCGACGCGCAGTGCTGCGGCCATCGACGAGGCACGCGTCCCCGCGGTCAACTAG
- a CDS encoding AMP-dependent synthetase/ligase, whose amino-acid sequence MREFSVPASFTVGEHDNVVSSVFSHERDDPDHVIFQRLVDGVWTDVTCKEAAEQIRSTALGLIAEGVAPGDRVAILSATRYEWVILDYAILAIGAVTVPIYETSSPDQVRWVLEDSGAVLAFVEIEAHALMVDALLAELPSLRKVAVIESATSSALDALAEAGASVDRKLLEERLAGIRAANPATLIYTSGTTGRPKGCQLTHSNLLYETRGAAASFPSLLRKGERLLVFLPLAHVLARALSMTAFANGVTIGYTSDIKNLVPMFGLFKPTVIVSVPRVFEKVYNTAELNAQDSGKGAIFAKAVETAIAWSQAQDSGGPGLMLRAKHAVFDRLVYGKLRAATGGDCRASISGGAPLGARLGHFYRGIGLTIYEGYGLTETSAAITANRIGELKIGTVGKLLPGNSMAVANDGELLVKGGVVFEGYWRNEAATSESIVNGWFHTGDLGSIDDDGFLSIVGRKKEIIVTAGGKNVAPAVLEDQLRAHPLISQAMAVGDAKPFIAALIAIDPEAFDVWKAHHGKNAAASVQDLTDDPDLVAEIDLAVKNANRAVSKAEAIRKFAILPVDFTVLTGELTPTLKVKRKVVAEKFASEIENLYVKN is encoded by the coding sequence GTGCGTGAGTTCAGTGTCCCCGCCTCATTCACTGTCGGCGAGCACGACAACGTCGTCAGCTCCGTCTTCAGTCACGAGCGCGACGATCCCGACCATGTGATCTTCCAGCGCCTCGTCGACGGCGTCTGGACCGATGTCACGTGCAAGGAAGCCGCAGAGCAGATCCGGTCGACGGCGTTGGGGCTGATCGCCGAGGGGGTGGCCCCCGGTGATCGTGTCGCCATACTGTCCGCGACCCGTTATGAATGGGTCATCCTGGACTACGCCATCCTCGCCATCGGCGCGGTGACCGTCCCCATTTACGAAACCTCATCCCCGGACCAGGTGCGCTGGGTGTTGGAAGATTCCGGCGCGGTGCTGGCGTTCGTCGAGATCGAGGCGCATGCACTGATGGTCGACGCGCTACTCGCCGAGTTGCCCTCCCTGCGCAAGGTCGCGGTCATCGAGTCGGCCACATCTTCAGCCCTGGACGCACTGGCCGAAGCCGGCGCGTCGGTGGATCGCAAGCTTCTCGAAGAACGGTTGGCGGGAATCCGCGCCGCCAACCCGGCGACCCTGATCTACACCTCCGGCACCACCGGCCGCCCCAAGGGCTGCCAGCTGACTCATTCCAATCTGCTGTACGAGACGCGGGGTGCGGCAGCGTCCTTCCCGAGTCTGTTGCGCAAAGGCGAGCGGCTGCTGGTGTTTCTTCCGCTGGCCCACGTCCTTGCGCGCGCGCTGTCCATGACGGCCTTCGCAAACGGCGTGACGATCGGCTACACGAGCGACATCAAGAATCTGGTACCGATGTTCGGGCTGTTCAAGCCCACAGTCATCGTGTCCGTCCCGCGCGTCTTCGAAAAGGTCTACAACACTGCGGAGTTGAACGCTCAGGATTCGGGGAAGGGTGCCATCTTCGCCAAGGCGGTCGAGACCGCGATCGCGTGGAGTCAAGCTCAGGACAGCGGCGGCCCGGGTCTGATGCTGCGCGCTAAGCACGCGGTTTTCGATCGACTCGTCTACGGCAAGCTGCGCGCCGCGACCGGCGGTGACTGCCGGGCGTCCATCTCTGGCGGCGCCCCACTCGGTGCACGCCTCGGCCACTTCTATCGCGGTATCGGGCTGACCATCTATGAAGGCTACGGACTCACCGAAACCAGCGCGGCGATCACCGCCAACCGGATCGGCGAGCTGAAAATCGGCACCGTCGGAAAGTTGTTGCCCGGTAACAGCATGGCGGTGGCGAACGACGGTGAACTGCTGGTGAAGGGCGGCGTGGTATTCGAGGGCTATTGGCGCAATGAGGCCGCCACAAGCGAGTCGATCGTCAACGGCTGGTTCCATACCGGAGACCTGGGCAGCATCGATGACGACGGGTTTCTGTCCATCGTCGGCCGCAAGAAGGAGATCATCGTGACCGCCGGCGGAAAGAACGTCGCACCGGCGGTGCTCGAGGATCAGCTGCGCGCACATCCGCTGATCAGCCAGGCGATGGCCGTCGGCGACGCCAAGCCGTTCATCGCTGCGCTCATCGCCATCGACCCCGAGGCTTTCGACGTGTGGAAGGCGCATCACGGCAAGAATGCTGCCGCCTCGGTCCAGGACTTGACCGATGATCCCGATCTCGTCGCCGAGATAGACCTCGCGGTCAAGAACGCCAATCGCGCGGTCTCGAAGGCTGAGGCGATCCGCAAGTTTGCGATCTTGCCCGTCGACTTCACCGTCCTCACCGGTGAACTCACCCCCACACTGAAGGTCAAACGCAAGGTGGTGGCCGAGAAGTTCGCCTCCGAAATAGAGAACCTCTACGTGAAGAACTAG
- the ctaE gene encoding aa3-type cytochrome oxidase subunit III: MTSAVGTSGTAITSRVHSLNRPNMVSVGTIVWLSSELMFFAGLFAMYFTARSQAGGNWPPEPTELNLVQAVPVTAVLIASSFTCQMGVFAAERGDVFGLRRWYVITFLMGLFFVLGQGYEYFHLVQHGTTLSSSAYGSVFYLATGFHGLHVIGGLVAFIFLLARTTMSKFTPAQATAAIVVSYYWHFVDIVWIALFAVIYFVR; the protein is encoded by the coding sequence GTGACGAGCGCTGTAGGCACCTCGGGGACCGCTATCACGTCGCGAGTTCATTCCCTGAACCGGCCGAACATGGTCAGTGTCGGCACGATTGTGTGGCTGTCTAGCGAGCTGATGTTCTTTGCCGGACTGTTCGCGATGTACTTCACCGCACGGTCGCAGGCCGGAGGCAACTGGCCGCCCGAGCCGACCGAGCTGAACCTGGTGCAGGCGGTACCGGTGACCGCGGTGCTGATCGCATCCTCGTTCACCTGCCAGATGGGTGTCTTCGCGGCCGAACGCGGTGACGTGTTCGGGCTGCGGCGCTGGTATGTCATCACGTTCCTGATGGGGCTGTTCTTCGTCCTCGGCCAGGGCTACGAGTACTTCCACCTGGTTCAGCACGGCACGACGCTGTCCAGCAGCGCCTACGGCTCGGTCTTCTACCTGGCCACCGGCTTCCACGGCCTGCACGTCATCGGCGGGCTCGTCGCCTTCATCTTCCTGCTCGCCCGCACCACGATGAGCAAGTTCACTCCTGCACAGGCCACCGCGGCGATCGTCGTCTCGTACTACTGGCACTTCGTCGACATCGTGTGGATCGCTCTGTTCGCCGTCATTTACTTCGTCCGATGA
- the trpD gene encoding anthranilate phosphoribosyltransferase, protein MRHNQRVTSGDSPTWPQVLGRLTTGQALAPGQAGWAMDQIMTGAATPAQIAAFGVSMRMKRPTPAEVTELADTMLKHARRVPTETIGNDTVDVVGTGGDGANTVNLSTMAAIVVAAAGVPVIKHGNRAASSLSGGADTLEALGVRIDLSPDDVARSVAEVGIGFCFAPQFHPSYRHAGVVRREIGVPTVFNLLGPLTNPASPRAGLIGCAWADLAEVMAGVFATRGSSVLVVHGDDGLDELTTTTTSTIWRVQAGTVERLTFDPGAFGFARAELSELVGGDAEANAASVRAVLGGATGPVRDAVVLNAAGAMVAHAGLASDAKWVPAWQAGLAKAAETIDSGAAEKLLARWVGFGKKL, encoded by the coding sequence ATTCGTCATAATCAGCGCGTGACTTCTGGTGACTCCCCGACATGGCCTCAGGTTCTCGGCCGCCTAACCACTGGTCAGGCGCTTGCACCGGGACAGGCCGGCTGGGCGATGGACCAGATCATGACCGGCGCGGCGACTCCCGCCCAGATCGCCGCCTTCGGCGTGTCGATGAGAATGAAGCGGCCGACGCCGGCCGAAGTGACCGAGTTGGCCGACACGATGCTCAAGCATGCGCGCCGGGTGCCGACCGAGACGATCGGCAACGACACCGTCGACGTGGTCGGCACCGGCGGCGACGGCGCAAACACGGTGAACCTCTCCACGATGGCGGCGATCGTGGTGGCCGCCGCCGGAGTGCCGGTCATCAAGCACGGCAACCGGGCGGCCTCGTCGCTGTCTGGTGGGGCCGACACGCTCGAGGCGCTCGGAGTCCGCATCGACCTCAGTCCCGACGATGTCGCGCGCAGTGTCGCCGAGGTGGGTATCGGATTCTGTTTCGCACCGCAGTTCCATCCGTCGTACCGCCATGCCGGTGTCGTACGGCGGGAGATCGGGGTGCCGACGGTATTCAATCTGCTTGGGCCACTGACGAATCCGGCATCACCGCGGGCCGGTCTGATCGGTTGCGCATGGGCGGACCTCGCCGAGGTGATGGCCGGTGTGTTCGCCACCCGCGGGTCCAGCGTTCTGGTGGTGCACGGCGACGACGGCCTCGACGAGCTGACGACCACCACGACCAGCACCATCTGGCGGGTTCAGGCGGGCACCGTCGAGCGGCTGACGTTCGACCCAGGGGCGTTCGGGTTCGCCCGCGCCGAACTCTCGGAGTTGGTGGGCGGTGACGCCGAAGCCAACGCCGCGTCGGTGCGCGCAGTGCTCGGCGGGGCGACGGGTCCGGTGCGTGACGCGGTGGTGCTCAACGCGGCGGGTGCGATGGTGGCGCACGCCGGCCTAGCCAGCGACGCCAAGTGGGTTCCCGCGTGGCAGGCTGGTCTGGCCAAGGCGGCCGAGACCATCGACTCCGGCGCCGCCGAAAAGCTGCTCGCGCGTTGGGTGGGGTTCGGTAAGAAGCTCTGA
- the ripC gene encoding peptidoglycan hydrolase RipC: MRLHSRRLLTHVLKRPAVGVLAGIVLFGGILASTVQADPADDALAKLNELSRQAEQTTEAMHSAQLDLDKKVAAQQAAEAKHAADASALDSAREQLATFQNQVDKIAASQYMGGRPDGLNALLTASSPQGLIDQMSIQRVMAASISSQMKSFKEAGAQAAVAEEASAKSAAEAKTAAEQAAAVRADLQSKQSKLQVDMAIVKSQYEALTPNQREALAALPPGPPPPPPPAPLPPGDPAILAMAPPGIGGPPAGAVVPPPGIPPGDMAPAPAGGHSPTVIQAALSRIGSPYSWGGSGPNAFDCSGLVMWSFQQAGISLPHSSQALANGGSPVSMDQIQPGDVINYYSDASHTAIYIGNGMMVHASTYGTPVRVAPMDNAPIYNIRRY; encoded by the coding sequence TTGAGGCTTCACTCCAGGCGCTTGCTCACTCATGTCCTTAAACGACCCGCGGTGGGTGTGTTAGCTGGAATCGTGTTGTTCGGGGGAATTCTCGCGTCAACTGTGCAGGCCGACCCCGCCGACGATGCGCTGGCGAAGCTCAACGAATTGTCGCGGCAGGCCGAGCAGACCACCGAGGCCATGCACTCCGCGCAGCTGGATCTGGACAAGAAAGTCGCGGCCCAACAGGCAGCAGAAGCCAAACACGCCGCCGACGCTTCGGCGCTGGACTCCGCAAGGGAGCAGCTGGCCACCTTTCAGAACCAGGTCGACAAGATCGCGGCGTCGCAATACATGGGCGGCAGGCCGGACGGTCTCAATGCGCTGCTGACCGCCTCCTCGCCGCAGGGCCTCATCGACCAGATGTCGATCCAGCGGGTGATGGCCGCCTCGATATCGTCACAGATGAAGAGCTTCAAGGAAGCCGGTGCGCAGGCCGCGGTCGCCGAAGAGGCATCGGCGAAGTCTGCGGCCGAGGCGAAGACCGCCGCCGAGCAGGCCGCCGCGGTACGCGCTGACCTGCAGTCCAAGCAGAGCAAGCTGCAGGTCGACATGGCGATCGTCAAGTCCCAGTACGAGGCGCTGACTCCCAACCAGCGTGAGGCACTGGCCGCCTTGCCGCCCGGACCCCCGCCTCCGCCCCCGCCGGCTCCGCTGCCCCCGGGTGATCCCGCGATCCTGGCGATGGCGCCTCCCGGCATCGGTGGGCCGCCCGCAGGCGCTGTGGTGCCGCCTCCTGGCATCCCGCCGGGGGACATGGCACCGGCACCGGCGGGGGGTCACAGCCCCACCGTGATCCAGGCCGCGCTGAGCAGGATCGGGTCGCCGTATTCATGGGGCGGGTCGGGCCCGAACGCGTTCGACTGCTCCGGGCTGGTGATGTGGTCATTCCAGCAGGCAGGCATCTCGCTGCCGCACTCCAGCCAGGCGCTGGCCAACGGCGGGTCGCCGGTCTCGATGGATCAGATCCAGCCGGGTGACGTCATCAACTACTACTCCGACGCCTCGCACACGGCGATCTACATCGGCAACGGGATGATGGTGCACGCCTCGACCTACGGCACGCCGGTGCGGGTCGCGCCGATGGACAACGCGCCGATTTACAACATCCGCCGCTACTGA